From one Amaranthus tricolor cultivar Red isolate AtriRed21 chromosome 17, ASM2621246v1, whole genome shotgun sequence genomic stretch:
- the LOC130803889 gene encoding peroxisomal 2,4-dienoyl-CoA reductase [(3E)-enoyl-CoA-producing], producing MDSPFKADALKGKVALLTGGGSGIGFEISTQFGKHGASIAIMGRRKQVLDSAVSALNSLGIPAIGFVGDVRNHEDAKRVVDSTFQHYGHLDILVNAAAGNFLVSAEDLSPNGFRTVMDIDSVGTFTMCHEALKYLKKGGLGRTSSSGGTILNISATLHYTAAWYQIHVSAAKAAIDATTRNLALEWGTDYDIRVNGIAPGPIGDTPGMSKLAPDEITSKARDYMPLYKLGEKWDIAMAAVYLASDAGKYVNGSVLPVDGGLWLSRPRHLPKDAVRQLSRVVEKKSRNAPVGLPKSKL from the exons ATGGATTCTCCATTCAAGGCAGATGCTCTAAAGGGAAAAGTAGCATTGTTGACAGGCGGAGGTTCTGGAATCGGGTTTGAAATTTCAACTCAGTTCGGTAAACATGGAGCTTCGATTGCTATCATGGGTAGGCGCAAACAAGTTCTTGATTCAGCTGTTTCTGCTCTGAATTCTCTTGGAATTCCTGCAATTGGCTTTGTTGGGGATGTTCGCAACCATGAAGATGCAAAGAGAGTTGTGGATTCAACTTTCCAGCATTATGGACATCTCGACATTCTTGTTAATGCTGCTGCTGGAAATTTTCTTGTTTCTGCGGAGGATTTATCTCCTAATGGTTTTCGAACAG TGATGGATATTGATTCTGTTGGGACATTCACTATGTGTCATGAAGCACTTAAATATCTCAAGAAAGGGGGACTAGGAAGAACTTCATCTAGTGGTGGTACAATATTGAATATAAGTGCTACTTTGCATTACACAGCTGCATGGTATCAGATTCATGTATCTGCAGCCAAG GCAGCTATTGATGCCACTACCAGAAACCTGGCATTGGAGTGGGGAACAGATTATGATATTAGAGTCAATGGCATAGCACCCGGTCCAATTGGTGATACGCCTGGGATGAGTAAACTTGCCCCTGATGAGATTACAAGCAAAGCTAGAGACTACATGCCACTTTATAAACTTGGCGAGAAATGGGATATCGCTATGGCTGCTGTATACCTCGCCTCAGATGCAG GCAAATATGTCAATGGGTCAGTTCTTCCTGTTGATGGAGGACTCTGGTTGAGCCGGCCGCGCCACTTACCCAAAGATGCAGTGCGACAACTCTCTCGTGTAGTTGAGAAAAAATCAAGAAATGCACCAGTTGGACTTCCTAAGAGCAAACTATAA